The sequence below is a genomic window from bacterium.
TCCGCGGCGCGCCTCGCCGAGGCCGCGGCGGAGGGCGCGACGTTCTACGCCGCGCGGCTCGACGGCGCCGACCTCGCGCGCGCCTCGTTCGCCTCGTGCGAGTTCGGCGAGGCGACGCTGGCGAACGCCGTCCTCGCCGGCGCGGCGTTCGTCCGCTGCGGCCTGCGCGGGGCGAAGCTCGCCGGGCAGTCGTTCGCCGGCTGCGACCTCGCCGACGCCGACTTCAGCGGCGCCGACCTCGCGCGGGCCGACTTCTCCGGCGCGCGCGCGGCGGGGTGCTGCTTCGCCGACGCCGACCTCGCGGAGGCGAAGGGGGAAGGGCTCGAGGCGCCGAACGCGGAGTTCGAGCGGGCGCGCCTCGACGCCGCGCGCTTCGTCAAGGCGCGGTTCGACGGCGCGGGGTTCGGCGGGGCGAGCCTCGTGCGCGCCAACCTCGG
It includes:
- a CDS encoding pentapeptide repeat-containing protein → SAARLAEAAAEGATFYAARLDGADLARASFASCEFGEATLANAVLAGAAFVRCGLRGAKLAGQSFAGCDLADADFSGADLARADFSGARAAGCCFADADLAEAKGEGLEAPNAEFERARLDAARFVKARFDGAGFGGASLVRANLGAASLLSARFAEADARGAVFVRALLADADFSHARLEVADFSGADLSRANLHAATDEGARFGGAKTDGLRRTDAELLAAERFRAAAEDER